The following nucleotide sequence is from Cyclobacteriaceae bacterium.
TCTGTTTTCCAGGTTATCAATGTTCTCAAAGACCTGATAATTGCCAAGTCCTGTGATAGCCTCAAGACTCACCAGCTTATTCTCGAACGGACCTTTGTCTGCCTGGATCTTATAGATATGTCCTGTTTTAAGACTAATATAGTATGGTTCGAAGGACAGCATGTTGATACGCTGCTTCAATATATTCTCCGGCAGATTATTGATTCTGTTTTGTTCTTCCGCAGCCTCCTTTCGTTTTTTGAGCTCGGCATCGGCCATCGATAAACCTGTTTCAGATGTATCCGTTAGCTCCATGCTTTCGAGGAGCTCACCCGTCAGGTAATTATAAGTGTTGACAAACGAAAATAACATCTTAGCCTTCCCAGGCATATTAGCATATTCAACAACCGTCACGGTGTTGTCTTGTAGTGATACCCGACTGATACTGGGTGTGTACAGATAAACGGCTCCTGCGTTCCTGATCTGAAATTCTTTTACCGGCTTGAATGCTTCATCCTCACACTTCACCGACGTCATCATTCTGTTACTTGCATCATTGCGTTGCGTCAGCGATACGCGATAGAATTTTGGATTTTCATCGGTCTTTGCTTTGGCAGTCTTTCCTGTTCTTAATTTCTTCTCCTTTACGTCATAGTAGGCAACCGGTACCTTCCCTCCTTTTTTATCTTCTTTGTACATGACGATGGTATTTTTGTCATCTTCAAACCAAAAAGATTCAAAGTCCTCCGCGATCTTTTCCTTCGTCAGCTTTACCGGGTCTATCATGTAAAGCACACTTTTGTTTTTTCCAAGCGTCCAGTCGCGCACTGGTATCTGTCCATCGGCGGCAAACTGCCTGTCCTGCCATCCCCAGTTCGTAAGCGCGAACGTGTTAAGATTTACCAGGTATATAAAGGGAGGCTTGTCCGTGTTGTTGCGTTTAAGCATATAGGTCAGTGACGGGTCTGTGGTGACAGATCCGAACGACAGGTCAATGAACTTCCCCAGCTCTTCTGCCTTCTTTGTCCAGATAGGTTTTTTCTGAACGTAATCCCACATCACAGCTTCACCAGATGAGACGGTCAGGCAACGTGTTCTGTCAGTATTGAAGAACGCACACATGGCAGGTGTTGCAGGCATGTGACCTGATTGAGATTGAGCACGTGTCAATCCAATTATAAGAATGCAGACGGGCATTATTAGTATCCTGTACATATGATGATATTAAGCAGTCTGAACAAATTTGCTTAATAGTAATACAGGCTGTTATACGAAGAACTGCGTAATTTCTTTTTGTGTAAGTATGATCTACTGCTTTGGACCAATCGATTTGATCAATTTTCCATTCTTTGTCCAAAGAGAGATGGTGCCCCTGATTCCGGTGGTGACAATCTGTTCATTGGTTGAATTCCAGTCCAGGCCCCACAGCAATTCTGATGATCGTCCTGTGAATAATAATTCACCCTTGTTACTCCATATCCTGAGAGCATCACTTGCTGAAGCCAAAGACTTACCTGATTTGCTCCATTGTATAGTTCTGTATTCTGCCTTACTACCGTTGAGTGTGCTGATCAAAGATCCATCAATCTTCCATAGCTGAATAAGAGAAGGAACACCTTCCTCATTATGTCCGTAGTCCCCCGATGCAAAATAATCGCCCGTTGGATGCCAGCTTAGCGTTAACACTCCCGTATTTTCCTTTCTATGCCTGATAGTCTTCATGGTGAATCCGGTGGTATCCATGATCCTTATATCATCACCACTTGCGACAAGGATGTTTCGTGACGGATGCCATTGGATTGAGAAATAGCTGTTATCATCTTCTTTGGCAATGGTTCTTTTCAGAACTCCTTCCTTACTCCAGATCTTCACAAGCCCATCATTATCTGCCGTTGCAATTAGCTGCCCCGTATAATTCCAATCAATTCCCCTTGCCCCATGTCCTATTCCATTGAGTCTTGTCGTCTTGTTCGTGCTTATATCCAGCACACTGATCGCATCATTGTGTGTGGCAATCGCCAGGAGGCTTTCCGTGGGATGCCATTTCATCTGACGGATCATCCCTCCAACCTTATACGCTCTCACAAGTGTCAGATCTTTCGCTGAATAAATTCGCAGCAGGCTGTCATCACCTCCCACTGCAATCAGTCTATCATCGGGTTTCCAATCGACCGTCCACAGCAACGTTGGTTTCTTTAAACGCGGATCATCATTCGATGCTAATTGTTGTGAAGATGCAGAATGAACCATTGCCATTACACCAAATGCCCAATACAAACTGAATCTTGTCATTCCTTGCAATCTCTGAAACTCAAACATGTGGCAAATTTATAAAAGTCCGGTGGGGTTAAAGCGTGTATTAACAACTCGCTGACAATCTTTTAGGATTTCATTAACATCGTTACCGGAAGCAAGCCGATAGCTTTGAAGAAACCTAACCGACCATGAGAAAACACATTTTACTGCTTGTATTTTTTATTGTGTGCATAAGCGCAGCTGCCCAAAAGCGTGACGAACGCCTGCTCGGATATTGCCAGGCAAGCGACCTGCAGCGTGAACCCTATTCCGTATGGTACAAACCAGGCTATACCGGTTATGTACCCAATGCAGAAGTTGTCGCACAGCTCAAAAAATCAGTGCCTGAAAAATTTACCATAAAAATCGTTTTTGGTTCGTGGTGTGGCGACAGCAAACGTGAGTTACCACGCATGATGAAAGTGCTTCATGAAGCTGGCTTTGCGGAAAAGAATATTCAACTACTGGGTGTTTATGATTCACTGGAGGTTTATAAGCAAGGACCCAAGCGCGAAGAAAAGGGACTGAACATCTATCGTGTCCCCACCTTTATTGTTTATCAGAAAGAAAAAGAAGTGGGTAGAATTGTTGAGTTCCAGGTGGAGTCGCTTGAACGCGATCTGCTCAAAATTATCACGGGACAATCCTACACACATAATTATAAAGGTTATGCCAGGATCAACGCGTGGCTTGCGCAGGGAATCCTATCAGATGATAATGTTAGTCCGCGCGGGCTGGCCGATCAGATCAGGACTGATATCGGTCGTGAGACGGATTTAAACTCCTGTGGCTATGTGTTTCTGATGCGCAAAGATGTTAAAGAAGCGATCACAGTTTTTCGGATCAACGTTAACCTGTTTCCGCAATCGGCTAATTGCTTTGATAGTTTGGGAGAAGCGTATCTCGCTGCCGGAAATAAAGAAAGTTCAAAGGCATGTTACCAACGTGTGCTTGAAATTGATCCGGTGAATGAGAATGCCAAAGCTCAGCTTGCGAAGCTTAAGTGATTATGACAAAGCGGAATTATCTTTACTCTGTTCTTAACTTTTCAATCATCAATTTTACTTCGTCAATCAATAACTCCGGTTCTGAATCCTGAATATAGTGTCCGCTTTTTGTTGTTGCTACTAACTTTATTTGTGGGGCCTGATTTAACCATTGATTGAAAAGTTCCTTCTTGATTTGTCTATCCTCTTCGCTCGCCCCAGGTCCTACCCGAAATGAACCGATTATTGTTATTGGTATATTGGTTGGATACTTAACATCTCTCATTGCCGCCATCTGTTGATGGTACATAATGGCTTCATTTCTCTCTCCAGTCTTAAGTGTCATTTCAAATTTTTCTCTCCATTTTATTGTCTTTTCCTGATCCTCTTTAGATTTAATTGCAATAAGTCTATCAAATTGGTCTTCATGGACCGGATCAATCAAAATCATACCTAAAACATTTTCATGATGATCATTTTGGTATTTTCTTAGGATAGAAGTCCCTAACGAATGTCCGATCAATAAATAAGGTCCTGGAATTCCATTGCTCGTCAGGAACTCATTCAACTCAATACTTAAATTTTCAATTGTCCTTGGCACACTTGTGGTGTCTGACTTCCCGAGTCCTAATCGGTCATAAGTCACAACGGTTGTCAACTTGCATAGTCTTGTCTGAAGGGAGTGCCAACTTTGAAGAGTTTCTCCCATTGCCAGATCGACAATAATTGTTGGCTTACCGTTTCCTGATATCCGATAATTAAATTTTTGGGATTTCTTAACCTCAAATCCAGAAATTAAAATCAGGGTTACAACAATTAGTATTTTATTCATTTGGAGAAATTTGTCTAAGGATAGATACCCACAACGTTTGGCTATAAGCCGTTTGTTCACCCAAAATAAAAATAAACAAAAGAAGGCAAATGACTTATAGACTTTGAAAGCACCTGTGCCGCTCAGTCTCTATGTTGTCACTGATCCGCTGAATTAACCTTCCGAACTATTTGTTCAAGAGAGTCATTTAATACAGTTGATTTGTAAAATTTACCTCTCAAGATAACGCCATCGATTTGTCTGGTATTATTAATATTCTCCATTGGATTAGCATTAAGTATTATGAGGTTAGCCTTTTTTCCAATCTCCACCGTTCCAATATCCTTGTCTATTTTAAGGAATAATGCCGGATTGATCGTAGCCGTTTGAAGCGCCTCAAGGGGAGTGAAGGCAGCTTTTTCAACAAAAATTTGCAATTCGTCATGCAAACTAAAACCCGGATAACAATTGGGATTTGGATAATCAGTACCGGCAAGAAATTTTACTCCTCCGTCTTTTAATGGTTTGAAGAGGGAGGTGGTTTGCTTGTACCAATCACTTTCTATCTTTCTGTTCCTGACGCGCGACTTTATACTTGCGGAATCATTGCGTGGCGCCCAATCTTCAACTGCAAAGTCGGGCATATAATTGATTATGTCCTTGGGTTTGAAGTCAGGCGTTGATCGATCGATAGAACCTTCAGCAGCAATCATAGTCGGACATACCCAGGAGTTACTTTTTGCTAAGAGTGACATTAGATTCGATAATTGCGAAGGATCATATGTTTTATTCTCAAACCGCATCCTGGTTAGGAAGGTTGAAAATTTACGCGCCTCAAAAAGAGAATCATTTTTATCGGTAGCGTGCATCGCTGTAGTCAGGAACTCTTTTTCCGTGGAACAGAAATCCAGAACTCCAAAAAAATGATCCAGTGTTCCTTGACCTGCATGGATTGCCTCTTCAAGAGAAATTTTAAAAGGAATATGTCCGCTAAAGGGAATTCCTTCTTTTCTGCATTCATCGGCAATGGCGAAATAGACATCTCTCTCCAAATAGGAATACACTTTTATAAAATCAGCGCCCTGAGCTTTTTGATTCCTGACAAGGGCTCTTGCTTTCTCGGGAGAGTCGGCAATATCAGAACCTTTCCATAATGGCGGATTACCATCAATGATTGCCCCCGAACTTATAATATCCGGCCCTGTCACTAATCCACTGTCAATCTTGTTTCGAATTTTTTTAACTTCCGCGGGGTCACCCCACATTTCCCTGATTCCGGTTATTCCATTAGCCATCAGTAACGGAAAGAATTCTTTGTAGGCCCACCAAGTGTGCGTATGCATATCCCACAATCCGGGTATTATAAATTTATCTTTGCCATCAATAATTTCGTTCGCTAAATACGTATTGTTTTCCCTGTGTGGTATAATCTCCGTTATTCTATCCTGAATAATTACAATATCCATCGAATTATCAATAGTGCCATCCAAAACATCGATCACTGCAATATTTTTAATGATCAGGTCCCCTTTGAGTTCCTTTGAACATCCAGCGATTATAAAAATGAGAATGATAGCAGATAAGATGATCAGATGTTTCTTCATTGTGTTTGTATCATAAAGCATATGATGCACCTAGTTCCAAAATAATTCTGTATTAGTATTGGTGCTAACGTTCGGCTATAAGGCGTGGCGGCACACCAAAACATAAAATTAAATGTCAACCGTGCCGCCACGCCTTATAGCTTATGTTGTGCGCCGGGTATTAGCCGCAAAATAACTCATTTGTCAATTTCAAAATAGTCTTTAAACGCTCTCTCATTGAAATCGCTCAAATCAATTCTCTCAACTAGGTAGTCAAAATTCTTATGGGGATACTTCGTTATTGCGACTTTTACATATGTACTGAAATAGTCTCGTTTCCAACGGCCCAAAGCTTTTGTCGTTTTGTTGAAAATTTTAATTGTCCCTTTTTGCTCTGGAAACTTAGCTAAGGCCTGGTAAATCATTCTCAATTCAGAGTAATTGTAATGAGTTCTGTACCACCGTTTATAAAATTGCTTTGTCAAAGGCTTGAAAAAGTCCTTGTCTGGGAATTCGCGAATTGCTTTAAAAGCAAAATATTGGTTGCCTTTGCTATCCAATGTCTTTAGAATAAGATCCTTATCAGCTTCTCTCTGAAATCGAGCTAATGTTACCAATGCGTCACCATTTCCTAGTTCAGCATATTGCCTAATGATCCCATAATATTTGTCAGTTGCAGGAAGTTCATTTAATAGTGCATTTTTATAAGCCAGTTGGATAGATTGATCTATTAATATCATACTGTCAAGACGAAGCCTCTCACTGGGTGAGATATTGCCAGGAAGAATCGAGGATAAATAGAAATCACTTACTTTTCGAGAATAGATAACATCAAACGCCTGAATCCCTATCGATTCATTGTCTTTTAGATTATTAACTAGGATTTCGAAAATCTTATTGCTATTTGCTTCGTTTAGTGCCATAAAGGAATAGCATCTCACAATTTTGCTCTCATGAGACATATTGTCAATAAGTTCTTGTTCCGAAGCGAATTGCTTTAATTTTTGATAATTGATCCAGAGGTTAGAAACTTCACCGCTAATACCGATCTTTTCATATTGAAGTATGTGTCTCTGTGCTATGTCATTTACGATGCTTTTAACTGAATCGGAATTGTTTTGACATACTGTTTCAGTATAATTTATTATCAATAAAACAGTTAGAAGAGAGATCCTTAGTGCCATTAAGCAACGTCTATGATTTTGTTTTGCCTATGTAAACTGAAACTGTTATGTCTGAGCCTTGCTCACAACGTCTAACTAAAAGCAGTTGCGGGATTTTGAAATCATTTCTGTCCCACGTGTGCGAACTAAATTTAGTAATTACTTTTCATTGGAAAACGTTTCCCCGCAATTGCGTTTAGCTTTTGTTGCCGGCAATTAATTTATATCAGCTCCCTTTCTCTGAGATCATTTATCAATAACCAAAAAATAGCTTTCTGTCTGAAAGGAAAGGCATACAGAAGTCGTTTTATTGCCTGCTGTCATTTTGTTGTCTTTAGAATTGTTGCAGCTTGTGATTGTCAAAGCTGACAAAGTGATTAAAATTGTTATCTTTTTCATTTGTCAAGATTAAATTCTCTCCGCAATAAAAAGTCCGCTAAAGGTTGCCGTTACACAAAGCAAAATGCTACCAAGTATGTAAAGCACTAAACTTGTGTTGTGTCCTTGTTGGAAAAGTGTCAGTGTTTCGCTACTGAAAGTCGAGAAGGTGCTAAAGCCACCGCAAAAGCCAACTGCTAAAAACAGCCGTGCTGTCGGTGAAAGAATTTGTTTGTGGTCAGCAAGTCCGATTACAAAACCCAAAATGAAACAAGCCACCACATTAACTACAAAAGTCCCGAATGGAAAATTATGGTTGTGCCAACTGTCAACCCACTTACCAAGTCCGAACCGTGAAAGTCCGCCAAGTCCGCTACCAATAAATACTGCAATTAGTTCTTTCATTTTATGTCCTGTCGTTTGAGTTTGCACTGTCGTCATAGCATGACCGCTAACGTTTAGCTAAAAGCAGTTGCGGGTATAGAAACTGCTTCACTGTCCACTTTGTAGAATTAAAATTAGGTATTAAAAACTTTTTTACCACCACCGAGCCTAGCAATTGCGTCTAGCTTTTGTTGTGTGCTGTTGGGTTACTCAGTGCTCGATGTCATTTATCCTTTTGTTTCTTTTGTCTGAGTTTTGGTTCTGGCAATTCTTTAGCAGTTACCTTAACCAATTTTTTTAGCCAATCACGATCGTCCAATTTTTCCGAAATTAAAAAACTTGGCTTTGCTCCTGGATACGGTGGCGCTTCAACAATGTTCCCGATAAATTGTCTCCCCGAAAGTGTGGGCTTAATAAATAGTTTATTGTCACATACAAGGCCGAATAACTTGTTGTCAAAATACAGCCCATATTCGCCAAACATTTTCTTGCAGGTAACTTGTCCGGAGGTGTCAATTTGGTCAAGGATATAGTCTACAAATTTCTGGTCTGATGCCATGGCAGTGAATTGTCAATGTCTACAAATGTGAAAGAATGTCTGTGGAATAAATGTCAAATGGTTTATTTATTGAATTTTCGTATTCGATGTCCCTAGCCACGAGAGCCACCCAACGTTTGTGTATGTGACGTGGTGCTGGCAAAAATAAAAATTATTATCTCCACCCCAGCACCATGGCGCATACACGGTGTTGCCAGCTGTAGCGCTTACAATCTTATTCCACTTTTTATTTGTGTCAGTTTGTACGTTTCTGTCTTAGGTAAATATTTGAAATAGAAAATGTAGGCTCCGTCAGCGAAGAATGTCATCCCATTACCTCTTTTCTCATGTGTCCCAATGGATAAAGTAACTTGGTTACGAATTATTGTTAGTCCGCTGATTTCGAATAAAACATCATTATCACCAAAGTCCTTTGTTTTATAATCCTTCGTCTTGTCTTGTTTAACTATTTTGATGCTTCTAATTGTCTCCGGAAAATCTTGAATTGCTGACCAATCTGCCTTTAAAATTATTTTTTTTATTCTTTTTTCCTTCTCAATCTTCTTTATCAAAGAGTCCACCGAGTAATAAAACATTCCTGTCTTGTCAGCCGACAACGAATTGACAATCTGTCCAAAAGTCGTCTGCCAAATAATTGTCGTAAGTATTACTATTAGTAGTCTCATCTGTCTCGCGCTATTGCTGGCAACGTCTAGCTATGAGGCATTGGCCTTACCTTAATTTTAAAAATAAACAAAAAAGGCCAATGCCTTATAGCTTGTGTTGGTGGCTGGCCTTTTAGTCGGTCACTAATAATGGATCAACCCTTTCGTATCTCAAAGCGTCAACTAGTTCGTTAATGTCCTGTTTTATAATCTCAATTTTCGGCACCCTTCCGAATTTCATTTTGGTCTTACATGTAAACCAAACTAGTCCGTCCCCCGAGTTGA
It contains:
- a CDS encoding alpha/beta hydrolase; its protein translation is MNKILIVVTLILISGFEVKKSQKFNYRISGNGKPTIIVDLAMGETLQSWHSLQTRLCKLTTVVTYDRLGLGKSDTTSVPRTIENLSIELNEFLTSNGIPGPYLLIGHSLGTSILRKYQNDHHENVLGMILIDPVHEDQFDRLIAIKSKEDQEKTIKWREKFEMTLKTGERNEAIMYHQQMAAMRDVKYPTNIPITIIGSFRVGPGASEEDRQIKKELFNQWLNQAPQIKLVATTKSGHYIQDSEPELLIDEVKLMIEKLRTE
- a CDS encoding amidohydrolase family protein produces the protein MKKHLIILSAIILIFIIAGCSKELKGDLIIKNIAVIDVLDGTIDNSMDIVIIQDRITEIIPHRENNTYLANEIIDGKDKFIIPGLWDMHTHTWWAYKEFFPLLMANGITGIREMWGDPAEVKKIRNKIDSGLVTGPDIISSGAIIDGNPPLWKGSDIADSPEKARALVRNQKAQGADFIKVYSYLERDVYFAIADECRKEGIPFSGHIPFKISLEEAIHAGQGTLDHFFGVLDFCSTEKEFLTTAMHATDKNDSLFEARKFSTFLTRMRFENKTYDPSQLSNLMSLLAKSNSWVCPTMIAAEGSIDRSTPDFKPKDIINYMPDFAVEDWAPRNDSASIKSRVRNRKIESDWYKQTTSLFKPLKDGGVKFLAGTDYPNPNCYPGFSLHDELQIFVEKAAFTPLEALQTATINPALFLKIDKDIGTVEIGKKANLIILNANPMENINNTRQIDGVILRGKFYKSTVLNDSLEQIVRKVNSADQ
- the crcB gene encoding fluoride efflux transporter CrcB → MKELIAVFIGSGLGGLSRFGLGKWVDSWHNHNFPFGTFVVNVVACFILGFVIGLADHKQILSPTARLFLAVGFCGGFSTFSTFSSETLTLFQQGHNTSLVLYILGSILLCVTATFSGLFIAERI
- a CDS encoding TfoX/Sxy family protein, with the translated sequence MASDQKFVDYILDQIDTSGQVTCKKMFGEYGLYFDNKLFGLVCDNKLFIKPTLSGRQFIGNIVEAPPYPGAKPSFLISEKLDDRDWLKKLVKVTAKELPEPKLRQKKQKDK